The DNA segment GGTAAAGAGGGTGAAAAACTGACTTTACTTGATGGCAATGAAATTACATTAAAAGAAGATGTATTAGTTATTGCTGACGAAAAACAAGCATTAGGTATGGCTGGTATTTTTGGTGGTGAATCATCAGGTGTTAATGAAGAAACGAAAAATGTCTTCTTAGAGAGTGCATTCTTCTCTCCATTATCTATCACAGGTCGTGCGCGTCGCTATGGCTTACATACTGATGCTTCTCATCGTTTTGAGCGTGGCGTTGATTCTGCGCTGCAATACAATGCGATTGAGCGTGCAACTAAGTTACTGTTAGAAATTTGTGGTGGTGAAGTTGGTGAAGTGATTGATGTAACCAATAAAGCACATTTACCAAATATCGCACCAGTTAAATTAACACGTAAAAAATTAGACCGTTTACTAGGTCATGTGATTGATGATGCACAAGTTCTGGATTCGTTAACTCGCTTAGGATTCAACGTTTCTGTTGAGAATGATGGTTGGTTAGCAACAGTTCCTTCATGGCGTTTCGATGTTCAAATCGAAGAAGATCTGATTGAAGAAGTTGCTCGCATTTATGGTTACAACAATATTCCAGATGTACCATTACGCGCTGATTTAGTGATGACTAATCATCGTGAAGCGAACTTGTCATTAAAACGCGTTAAAACAATGCTAGTAGACAACGGCTTCCAAGAAGCAATTACTTATAGCTTTGTTGATCCTAAGGTTCAATCTTTATTACATCCAAATGAAGAAGCATTAATTCTGCCTAATCCGATTTCAGCAGATATGTCAGCAATGAGACTATCTTTATTAACCGGATTATTGACTACGACTGTATATAATCAGAACCGTCAACAATCTAGAGTTAGGTTATTTGAAGCAGGTCTGCGTTTTGTTCCTGATAATCAAGCAGAATATGGAATACGTCAGGAACTTATGTTAGCTGGTGTGATCGCGGGCAACCGTTATGAAGAACATTGGAGTTTAGATAAGCAAACTGTTGATTTCTTTGATTTGAAAGGTAATATTGAATCAATTCTGGAATTGACAGGTCAGCTAGATGAAATTACATTTAAACCAGCTAATCATTCAGCACTTCATCCGGGACAAAGTGCTGGGATTTATCTGAGAAATGAATATATTGGCTGTATTGGCGTTGTTCATCCAGAGCTTGAACGTAAACTTGACTTAAACGGTCGTACGGTAGTATTCGAAATACGTTGGAATGCAATTGCAAATCGCAGTTTACCACAAGCAAAAGCAATTTCTCGTTACCCTTCGAATCGTAGAGATATCGCTGTAGTTGTTCCGAATGATGTTGCTGCAGAGGATATTTTAGCCGAATGTAAGAAAGTTGGCGGAAATCAAATAGTTGGCATAAACTTATTTGACGTGTATTGTGGTAAGGGAGTAGCAGAGGGCTATAAAAGCCTCGCTATTAGCATAATCTTGCAGGATATCGAGCATACACTGGAAGAAGATGAGATTGCTGCAACAGTGAGTAACTGTGTAGCAGCATTGAAACAGCGATTCCAAGCATCCTTGAGGGACTAGACCTATGGCGCTTACAAAAGCTGAAATGGCAGAAAATCTGTTTGAAAAACTTGGTGTTAGCAAACGCGATGCAAAAGACCTTGTAGAATCCTTTTTTGAGGAAGTGCGTCGTTCTCTTGAAAATGGGGAACAGGTGAAGCTGTCTGGATTCGGAAACTTTGACCTGCGTGATAAAAATCAGCGCCCAGGTCGTAATCCGAAAACTGGGGAAGACATTCCTATTACAGCTCGCCGTGTTGTTACTTTCCGCCCAGGACAAAAGTTAAAAAGTCGGGTTGAGAGCGCAACACCAAAAGAATAAGATTTACAAAAACATCCAAAACGGCTTTCTTTGAAAGCCGTTTTTTTATCATTATTATCTGTATCTATTTTGATGATAAACGCATTAGGGTGTTTATATTTATCAATATAGTCTGAATGAGTATTTCTATTTGGATGGAAGGTTTTTATTTTTCTATTATCTTTCTTTTTATTCTTATTTTGACTCTTTTATTTTATCTGCATCAACATTGTGATAGCTAATCCCCATTTTTCTTCATTATTAGAGACTGGCTTACATGTTCTAAATTTATTTTTTCATCATTGAATGCGAACATGTTATGTTGCTAAAAAATTATTTTATAAATAAAAACAGTTAGAGTCGTTGTTGCATGGATAGGGAATGAAATGAATAAAGAAGTTAATCCTCTAATTAAATTGGCTAAAAGACAACGTATTGACGACAGAAAGAAGCTATTTCTAATGGCATTAGTATTATGTTTCTTGTTTGTTTTTTCCCTCTCTGTTGGTGAGATTACGTTATTTCCACATCAATGGTTAACAGATGAAGCTCATTTATTTGTTTGGCAGATCCGTTTACCAAGAATACTTGCAGTAGTGACTGTTGGTGCCAGCCTAGCAATTGCAGGTGCGATTATGCAGGCGCTATTCCAAAATCCACTCGCAGAGCCAGGATTACTAGGAGTAAGCAGTGGTGCAGGAGTGTGTGTTGTATTACTCATTGTTTTACAATTGGGTTTCAGCCCTTGGTTGATAAGTGGTGCGGCAATATTCGGTGCATTAGGAATGACTCTTTTATTAATGTTTTTTACTCGCATAAGAAAGCTGTCTAATGCTCAGTTACTATTAATTGGTGTGGCATTAGGTGTTCTGGCAAGCGCGATAATGACTTGGCTGGTTTATTTCAGTTCAGCTTTGGATTTAAGACAATTAATGTATTGGTTGATGGGGAGTTTTAGTGGCATTGATTGGCGTCATCAAATCTTATTTTTGGCTCTTATACCCATTGCCTTAATTCTTATTCTACAAGCCGATATTCTTAATTATTTATCTCTGGGTTCATTCAGAGCAAAACAATTAGGTATATCCGTTAATCAATGGCGAAATTGGTTTATTTTAGCTGTTGGGTTATTGATAGGGCTAAGTGTCGCTTTAGCGGGCGCTATAAGCTTTGTAGGGCTTGTTGTGCCGCATTTATTAAGACTGTGTGGAATAACTCATTATAAAACATTACTACCCGCGTGTGCGCTTGCTGGTGGTGGATTGTTATTGCTTGCTGATCTGCTATCTCGCTTAATTTTAAATGGTGCAGAAGTTCCGATAGGAGTGATTACAGCAACGCTTGGTGCGCCTTTATTTATCTGGTTATTGGCAACAAAAGAGATGGGGCGTTTGTAATATGGCGTTACTTAAACTTGATAATTTAAGTGTTAATGAGCGGCTTAACGCATTTACAGAGCAAGTAAATTATGGCGAACGTGTCCACTTAATTGGCGCAAATGGCGCGGGGAAAAGCACACTTTTAATGGCGATCGCAGGAGAGCTTCAATTTAATGGTGAAATCATTCTAAACGAAACTTCAATAAGATATTATAAATATGATGATCTTTCTAGAATGCAGAGCATTGTTATACAACAATTGGAAGCTTTATCATTTATGTCTGTTTTTCATTATCTCTCGCTATATCATAAATTATCGAAAATGGATGTTCAGCAATTAAATATGCTGTTAAATGATTTTAAAATTGACAAATTATTATCAAAAAACATTCATCATTTATCGGGAGGTGAATGGCAGAGGGTCAGAATCGTTGGTGCATTTATCCAATTATGGTCAAGTTATGATTTAAAAGGAAAATTAATGTTACTTGATGAACCAACGAATAACTTAGATGTCGTACAGTTGGCTATTTTGGATAAGTGGGTTGATAAATTTTGCCAACAAGGTGGTGCTGTTATTATGAGTACACATAATTTGAATCATTCCTATCAAAAAGCAGACAGAGTTTGGCTCATAAAAAATGGATATTTGGTTGACTCTGGCGTACCTGCACTCTTATTGGACGAAAAATTATTATCAACTACATTTAATACAAATATCAAATGCATCAATGATGTTGATCATATTGATTGGCGGGTTTTGCAATAATATAGTTATTGTTTAGCTTATCTCCAAGTAATTATTAAGGTTTTTTTAATGTTTTCTTAATAAGACGGATGCCGGTGAACAATAGTTTGTATATAATTGTTTTTTCTTTATTCATTCATTCATTAATTAGGCTACATTTTTATGAGTCACTTCCTTCCTTTCTCTCGCCCTGCGATTGGCGATGAAGAAATCAAAGCCGTTGAGGATGTACTGCGTTCAGGTTGGATTACAACAGGTCCTCAAAATCATCAATTAGAGCAAGATTTTTGTGAAAAATTTGGTAGCAAACATGCTATCGCAATTTGCTCTGCCACTGCGGGTATGCATGTTGTTTTAATGGCGATGGGAATTGGCGCTGGTGATGAAGTTATCACACCATCACAAACTTGGGTTTCGACGATAAACATCATTACATTACTTGGTGCAGAGCCAGTGATGATTGATGTTGACCGTGATACTTTGATGGTGAGTGCAGAAGATGTCAAAAAAGCGATTACACCTAGAACGAAAGCAATTATTCCGGTTCATTATGCGGGCGCACCTTGCGATCTTGATGCATTAAGAAAAGTGGCACAAGATGCAGGCATTCCTCTTATTGAAGATGCAGCGCATGCTATTGGTACTCGCTATAAAAATGAATGGATTGGAGAAAAAGGAACTTCCATTTTCTCTTTTCACGCAATTAAGAACGTAACTTGTGCAGAAGGTGGATTAGTTGTTACTGATAATGACGAATTAGCCAATAGAGTACGTTGCTTAAAATTCCACGGTTTAGGGGTAGACGCTTTTGATAGACAAATTCAAGGGCGTAAACCTCAAGCAGAAGTTGTAGAGCCTGGCTATAAATACAACTTATCTGATATTCATGCAGCGATTGCCGTGGTGCAATTAGGGCGTTTAGATGAAATGAATGCTAAACGTGCTGAGTTAGTTGCTCTGTATCGTGAAAAACTCAAAGATTCTCCATTAGAAATGTTGAGTGTTCCTGAATATTCACATTTACATGCAAATCACCTATTTATGGTGAGAGTTGATAAAAATGCTTGTGGTATCGATCGTGATACCTTTATGGAGAAGTTGAAGAAAAAAGAGATTGGTACAGGGCTTCATTTCCGTGCAGCGCACACACAAAAATATTATCGTGAGCGCTATCCTTCTTTATCCCTTCCTCAATCAGAATGGAACTCTGCAACGTTATGCTCGCTGCCGCTGTTCCCTGATATGAATAATGAAGATGTTATTCGCGTTGTAGATGCGATCAATGAAATTCTTTCGGAGCATATTTAAGTGTCAACATTTGATGAAATCAAGAAAGTATCGGTTGTAATTCCCGTTTATAACGAGGAAGAGAGCCTTCCTCAGCTTTTAGAACGTACAATTAAAAGCTGTAAACAATTAAAGCAAGAATATGAACTGATCCTTGTTGATGATGGTAGTAGTGACAATTCAGCTAAGATGTTAGAAGAAGCGGCTGCAATTGAAGAAAATCACGTTATTGCAATTATTTTAAACCGTAATTATGGTCAACACTCCGCAATTATGGCCGGTTTTAATCAGGCTGATGGTGATTTAGTGATCACATTGGATGCTGATTTACAAAACCCACCTGAAGAGATCCCAAGACTTGTCGCGACTGCTGAAGAAGGGTATGACGTTGTCGGAACTCGTCGTCGTAACCGCCAAGATTCATGGTTTCGTAAAACCGCTTCAAAAATGATCAACTCAATGATCACTAAAGCAACAGGCCGCTCTATGGGAGACTACGGTTGTATGTTGCGTGCTTATCGTCGCCACATTGTTGAAGCGATGTTACAGTGTCACGAAAGAAGCACATTTATCCCTATTCTTGCGAACACATTCGCTCGTCGTACTATTGAAATTGATGTCGCACACGCAGAGCGTGAATATGGCGATTCAAAATACAGCTTTTTAAAGCTGATTAATTTGATGTATGACCTATTAACTTGTTTAACCACGGCACCATTACGTTTATTAAGTATCGTCGGCAGTGTGATTGCTGTATCGGGCTTTGTATTAGCCTTATTGCTGATTATTTTACGTATTATTTTCGGTGCAATGTGGGCAGCTGAAGGTGTATTCACACTTTTTGCAATCTTATTTATGTTTATCGGAGCGCAGTTCGTTGCAATGGGCTTATTAGGCGAGTATATAGGCCGAATTTATAATGATGTAAGAGCGCGTCCTCGGTATTTTATCCAAAAAGTGGTTGGAGTTAATAAACCCAACAAAGATCAGGAAAAAGACTAATGAAAGCAATAGTATTTGCCTATCACGATATTGGCTGTGTTGGTTTAAAAGCACTTGAAAAAGCAGGTTATGATATTCAGGCTGTATTTACCCACACTGACGATCCTAATGAAAATCATTTCTTCTCATCTGTTGCTCGTGTGAGTGCAGAAATGGGATTGACAGTATTTGCACCTGAAAATGTCAATCACCCATTGTGGATTGAACGTATCCGTGAAATGAAACCTGATGTCATTTTTTCTTTCTATTATCGTCACATGTTAAGTGATGAGATCCTGAATTTGGCACCTAAAGGCGCGTTTAATTTACATGGTTCTTTATTACCAAAATATCGTGGTCGCGCACCAATTAACTGGGCGATTGTGAACGGTGAAACAGAAACGGGTGTTACTCTGCATAAAATGACCGTGAAAGCGGATGCAGGTGATATCGTTGCTCAAGAAAAAGTGACCATTGCAGATAATGATACTTCTCTGATTTTACATGAAAAAATAAGAGAAGCCGCTGATAAGTTACTTTCTAGCACATTACCACATATTGCATCAGGTGATTATTCAACAACAGTACAAGATGAAAGCCAAGCAACTTACTTTGGCCGTCGTTGTGCTGATGATGGTTTAATCGACTGGAATGCAGATGCAAAAACAGTTCACAATTTAGTGCGTGCTGTTACAGAACCGTACCCAGGTGCATTCACTTTCTTAGGTGAACGTAAAATGATTATCTGGCGTTCACGCGCTGTTGCTGATAATCAAGGCAAACGTCCTGGTACTGTTATTTCAACAGAACCTTTAGTGATTGCGTGTGGGAAAGGTGCAATCGAAGTTGTTACTGGTCAAAGTGAAAATGGTCTTTATGTTCAAGGAAGTCGTTTAGCGACTGAAATGGGTATTGTGACTGATGTTCGCGTTGGACCGAAAGCGACTGCACAAGTTAAACGTCGCAAACGTGTTCTGATTTTAGGTGTGAATGGCTTTATTGGTAACCATTTAACTGAACGTTTATTGAAAGATGATAACTATGATATCTATGGTATGGATATCGGTTCTTCTGCAATTGAGCGCTTTATTGGTAATCCACGTTTCCACTTTATTGAAGGTGACGTGAGCATTCATACAGAATGGATTGAATACCACATTAAAAAATGTGACGTTATTCTGCCATTAGTGGCTATTGCAACGCCAATTGAATATACCCGTAATCCATTACGTGTATTCGAATTAGACTTTGAAGAAAACTTAAAAATTGTACGTTATTGCGTTAAATATAATAAGCGTATTATTTTCCCATCCACATCAGAAGTTTATGGTATGTGTGATGATAAAGAATTTGACGAAGATAATTCACGTCTGATTGTTGGTCCAATCAATAAACAACGTTGGATTTATTCTGTATCTAAACAGTTATTAGACAGAGTTATTTGGGCTTATGGTGCCAAAGAAGATCTGAAATTTACGCTATTCCGTCCATTTAACTGGATGGGACCTCGTTTAGATAACTTAAATTCAGCGCGTATTGGTAGTTCTCGTGCAATCACACAATTAATTCTGAACTTAGTTGAAGGTTCACCAATTAAATTGGTTGATGGTGGCGAGCAAAAACGTTGTTTCACTGATATCAATGACGGTATTGAAGCTTTATTCCGTATTATTGAAAACCGTGATAACAAATGTGATGGTCAAATTATCAATATCGGTAATCCAACTAACGAAGCAAGTATTCGCGAATTAGCAGAAATGCTGTTAGATTGCTTTGAAAAACATGAGTTACGTGGTCATTTTCCTCCATTTGCCGGCTTCAAGAAAATTGAAAGTAGCAGTTACTATGGTAAAGGCTATCAAGATGTTGAACACCGTAAGCCAAGCATTAAAAACGCAGAGCGTTTATTGGATTGGAAACCAAGTATCGAAACTCGTCAAACAGTAGAAGAAACATTAGATTTCTTCTTACGTGGCGCAGTTGAAGAATTAGGCACTAAATAGGAATAAACAATGAAGAAAGTTGGTTTGAGAGTTGATGTGGATACTTATCAAGGAACGAAACAAGGTATTCCACAATTGCTGGATGTATTTGCCAGACATAACATTCATGCCAGCTTCTTCTTTAGTGTGGGTCCAGATAATATGGGGCGTCATTTATGGCGCCTTTTAAAGCCCAAATTTTTATGGAAAATGCTGAGATCTAATGCTGCATCACTGTATGGCTTAGATATTTTATTAGCCGGTACAGCATGGCCGGGTAAAAAAATTGCTAAAAATTTAGGTTATTTGATGAAAGAAACCCAAGATGCAGGGCATGAAGTTGGATTGCATTCATGGGATCATCAAGGTTGGCAAGCAAAAGTCGGGCGCTGGTCAACAGAAGAATTAATGCAACAAGTTCGTTTAGGTGTTGAAGCACTGGAAAAAGCACTTGAAAACCCTGTAAAATGTTCGGCAGTTGCTGGATGGCGAGCAGATGAACGTGTATTAACAGTTAAAGAAACTTTTCAATTCGATTACAATAGCGATTGTCGAGGAACACATCCTTTCAGACCTATTTTAGAAAATGGTTCTATCGGTACGGTGCAAATTCCAGTAACATTACCAACTTATGATGAAGTCGTTGGTACAAAAGTTAAGGATGAAGATTTTAATCAATTTATTATTGATGAAATCAAAAAAGACAGGGGAATACCTGTTTATACTATCCATACTGAAGTTGAAGGAATGTCAAAAGCCGCTCAATTTGAGCAGTTACTGGCAATGATTGCAAATGAAGGCATCGAATTCTGCCCGTTAAGCGATTTATTACCACTAGATAAAGAAATGCTTCCGATGGGTAAAGTTGTTCGATCTGACTTTCCAGGTCGAGAAGGCTGGTTAGGGTGCCAACAAGAGGTCTAACGAAACTATGTTGAATAACCGGGCGAGTAAAATAGGGGCCATCCTCTTGGCTCTTTTTTTTGTTCTTACCTACTTATTTCCATTGAACAGCCGGTTATTATGGCAGCCAGATGAAACCCGTTATGCGGAAATTAGCCGTGAAATGGTGGTGAGCGGGAACTGGATTGTTCCTCATATGCTCGATATCCGCTATTTTGAGAAACCTGTTGCAGGTTATTGGATTAATAATGTTAGCCAATTAATTTTTGGCCACACTAATTTTGCTGTACGTTTTGGCTCTGTTATTTCTATTCTGTTAAGCACATTACTTGTCTATTTATTGGCAAGAATGATGTGGCGTAACCGCCAAGTCGCTTTTGTTTCTAGTTTAATCTATTTATCCATGTTCTTAGTGTTTAGCGTAGGTACGTACAGTGTATTAGATCCTATGTTGGCACTTTGGGTTACTGCGAGTATGGTTTGCTGTTTTTGGGCGCTTAAAGTGACCACAGTCAAAACACGAATATTAGCGTGGATAACATTAGGGCTTGCATGTGGTATGGCATTTATGACCAAAGGATTTTTAGCCTTAGCTATCCCGGTCATTGTTATGATCCCTATCACGCTGTATCAAAAACAATTTATGCAAATGTTGCTCTATGGCTTACTTGCGGTATTTAGTGCCGCATTAATTAGTTTGCCGTGGGCATTGGCTGTTGCTAAAGCAGAGCCAGATTATTGGCACTACTTCTTCTGGATTGAACATATTCAGCGTTTTTCAGGTGAAGATGCTCAACACAGCTCTCCATTTTGGTACTATATCCCAGTTGTCTTATTAGGTGTGATCCCTTGGCTTGGATTACTGCCGGGCGCATTAATGGACGCTTGGAAGAAAAGACGCAAACGTCCTGAATTATTCTTCCTATTATGCTGGTTTGTCGTTCCGTTCTTATTTTTTAGTATTGCGAAAGGTAAGCTACCGACATATATGCTGCCGTTTATGGCACCACTAGCAATGCTAATGGCGAAATATGGCGTAGATTGCGCACGCAAATTTAGAATGAAAGCGCTGCGTATAAATGGTTATATTAATATCTTTATTGGTGTTGCTGTTGTTATCGCTATTTTAGTTATTCAGCTCGTATCTTCAAAACCTATTTATATGCCATATGAATGGTCTAAATGGGTATTAGCGATAGTCGCATTTTCATTATGGGGTATTATTGGTTATCTTTGCTCTACACTTAATGGAAAACACTGGTTATGGGCGGCGTCTTGTTCGCTAGGTGTTAGCTTATGTATTGGTCAGGCAATACCAAATAGCAGCGTAGATGGAAAGTTACCTCAAGAATTTATTCGCCAAAATATCGAGACATTAAACGCAAGCAAATACATTGTGAGCAATAGCGTTGGTGTCGGTGCGGGATTAGCGTGGGAATTACAACGTAGCGATATTTACCTTTATGAAAGAACAGGCGAATTAACTTATGGTATTGAAGAGTATCCAGATTCTCAGCATAAATTAATTAAACCTGATAATTTTGCTCAGTGGTTAGAAGAAGCAAGAAAAGAAGGGAATGTTTCAGTTGTTATTACCTTTAAAGATCCTAAAAGATTAGCACAATTGCCAAGACCTGAAGAGCTAGTGACAAACCATCGAGTGGCTATTTTAACTTATGAGAAGCGTAATTAATGTCATTTGTTTTATTGCTGATCGTGAGTTTTTTGACCTGTATAGGGCAAGTATGTCAAAAACAAGCGGTGGTTAGCTGGCAAAGTGACTCTTTAACAAAAGCCAGAAAAACGATTTTCTGGCTTTTTGTTGCAATTGCGATGCTTGGTTTAGGCATGTTATTTTGGCTCCGATTATTACAGCTCCTTCCTCTAAGTATTGCTTATCCCATGTTAAGTATTAACTTTATTGTGGTGACATTAATTGGCCAGTTTGTTTATAAAGAGCCGGTTAATGTGAAACATTGGATTGGGATCGCGTCAATTATGGTTGGTATTATATTGATGAGTATACAAGCATGAAAGGCTATCTATGGGCAATTGGAAGCGCACTATTAGTGACGGTGGCTCAATTATTGCTAAAGTTTGGCATGTCTGAACTACCGGCTTTACAGCTAGAAAAACAGTGGTTTGATTTTTCATGGTTATGGGCCAATGTAATGCCACTTGCTATCGTGTTTGCTGGTCTTGTCGGTTATGTCCTTTCTATGGTTTGTTGGCTATTCACTTTACGTACCATTCCTTTAAATAAAGCCTATCCGCTGATCAGCTTGAGTTATGTGTTTGTTTATATTCTTGCAGTGATATTACCTTGGTTTCAAGAAACACCTTCATGGACAAAAACAGCGGGTGTTGCATTTATCATGATTGGAGTGTGGTTAATCAGTCAAAAAGCGAAAGATGCTCAAACACACTAACTTAATGATTGTAGAATTTATTTTTTGAATTCTGTTGTTAATTGTGCGATTTATGCTATCAATCATCACTCATTCATCTTCAATAACTTGTTTTTGCTTAAAAAAGCAGATAGATTTTAAAATCTATGATAACAATAATGGTGGATGCAATGAGAAAGTCTATTTTTTATCCTTTCTTACTCTGTATTATTCTGCTGGCTGGATGTTCATCTAGCCCATCTAAGCGTATTCCACCAGCGCCTCCTTTAAAAACACAACTTTCTGACCCTATCATGGTGATAGTGCAATTAAAATCGCAGCTTGAGCAATGGTATGGTACGCCATACAGCTATGGTGGAATGACGCCTTCTGGTATTGATTGTTCGGGCTTTGTGTATAAAACTTACAGTGATCGCTTTGATATAAAACTTCCTCGAATGACCATTGATCAAACCAAATATGGTACACAAATCAGTAAAAGTGATTTAATGCCAGGTGATTTGGTTTTCTTCAAAACCGGTGGTGGTGAAAATGGTCTTCATGTCGGTATTTATGATACTGATAATACATTTATCCACGCATCAACTAGCAAAGGGGTAACTCGCTCATCCCTTGATAATGTCTATTGGAAAAAGACATTCTGGCAAGCTCGCCGATTGTAGTTTCGTGCCATTTAACAGCCTAATATATTGAGAGTTATGGTATCTTATACCTTATTTTCTTCATATAGGTATTCCTTATGTCAGGCAAATTGCGTCTGTTAATTTCAGAGTCTTATGATCCTTGGTTTAACCTTGCTGTTGAAGAGTGTATTTTTAGACAAATGCCCGCTGATCAACGCGTACTTTTTCTTTGGCGTAACGATAATACGGTAGTCATCGGTCGAGCGCAAAATCCATGGAAAGAGTGTAATACCCGTAAAATGGATGAAGATGGTGTGAAATTAGCACGCCGTTCAAGTGGTGGTGGCGCTGTTTTCCATGATCTTGGCAATACTTGTTTTACCTTTATGGCAGGAAAGCCAGAATATAATAAAACGATTTCAACTCAAATTATTCTTAATGGATTATTAAAAGCAGGCATTAATGCTACGGCATCAGGGCGTAACGATTTAGTCGTTCCCCAAGATGATGGTGAAAGAAAGGTTTCTGGATCAGCCTATAAAGAGACTAAAGATCGTGGTTTTCATCATGGTACATTATTAATAAATGCTAATTTATCTAGATTAGCTAATTACCTCAATCCCGATCCGAAAAAACTTCAAGCTAAAGGTATCACCTCTGTACGCTCCAGAGTGGCTAATTTGGTTGAGATCAAACCTAATATTACCCATGAAAAACTGTGTGAAACTATCACTGAAAGCTTTTTTGAATACTATGGTGAGCGAGTAGAAGCAGAGATTATTTCACCACAAAAATTACCTGATTTACCCGGTTTTGAAGAAACTTTCACTAAACAAAGTAGTTGGGAGTGGAATTTTGGACAAGCACCTGCATTTTCACATCTTTTA comes from the Proteus appendicitidis genome and includes:
- the pheT gene encoding phenylalanine--tRNA ligase subunit beta, translated to MKFSELWLREWVNPAISSEALSEQLTMAGLEVDGVEAVAGDFHGVFVGEVVECGQHPNADKLRVTKVNVGGDRLLDIVCGAPNCRQGLKVAVATVGAVLPGDFKIKAAKLRGEPSEGMLCSFSELAISENHEGIIELPADAPIGMDIREYLKLNDNAIEISITPNRADCLGILGVARDIAVINKMECQVPDMSPVAATSSATFPVRIEAPEACPRYLGRVFTNINVKAKTPLWMQEKLRRGGIRSIDPIVDITNLILLEMGQPLHAFDLDRVDGAIVVRMGKEGEKLTLLDGNEITLKEDVLVIADEKQALGMAGIFGGESSGVNEETKNVFLESAFFSPLSITGRARRYGLHTDASHRFERGVDSALQYNAIERATKLLLEICGGEVGEVIDVTNKAHLPNIAPVKLTRKKLDRLLGHVIDDAQVLDSLTRLGFNVSVENDGWLATVPSWRFDVQIEEDLIEEVARIYGYNNIPDVPLRADLVMTNHREANLSLKRVKTMLVDNGFQEAITYSFVDPKVQSLLHPNEEALILPNPISADMSAMRLSLLTGLLTTTVYNQNRQQSRVRLFEAGLRFVPDNQAEYGIRQELMLAGVIAGNRYEEHWSLDKQTVDFFDLKGNIESILELTGQLDEITFKPANHSALHPGQSAGIYLRNEYIGCIGVVHPELERKLDLNGRTVVFEIRWNAIANRSLPQAKAISRYPSNRRDIAVVVPNDVAAEDILAECKKVGGNQIVGINLFDVYCGKGVAEGYKSLAISIILQDIEHTLEEDEIAATVSNCVAALKQRFQASLRD
- the ihfA gene encoding integration host factor subunit alpha — encoded protein: MALTKAEMAENLFEKLGVSKRDAKDLVESFFEEVRRSLENGEQVKLSGFGNFDLRDKNQRPGRNPKTGEDIPITARRVVTFRPGQKLKSRVESATPKE
- the btuC gene encoding vitamin B12 ABC transporter permease BtuC, translating into MNKEVNPLIKLAKRQRIDDRKKLFLMALVLCFLFVFSLSVGEITLFPHQWLTDEAHLFVWQIRLPRILAVVTVGASLAIAGAIMQALFQNPLAEPGLLGVSSGAGVCVVLLIVLQLGFSPWLISGAAIFGALGMTLLLMFFTRIRKLSNAQLLLIGVALGVLASAIMTWLVYFSSALDLRQLMYWLMGSFSGIDWRHQILFLALIPIALILILQADILNYLSLGSFRAKQLGISVNQWRNWFILAVGLLIGLSVALAGAISFVGLVVPHLLRLCGITHYKTLLPACALAGGGLLLLADLLSRLILNGAEVPIGVITATLGAPLFIWLLATKEMGRL
- a CDS encoding vitamin B12 ABC transporter ATP-binding protein BtuD gives rise to the protein MALLKLDNLSVNERLNAFTEQVNYGERVHLIGANGAGKSTLLMAIAGELQFNGEIILNETSIRYYKYDDLSRMQSIVIQQLEALSFMSVFHYLSLYHKLSKMDVQQLNMLLNDFKIDKLLSKNIHHLSGGEWQRVRIVGAFIQLWSSYDLKGKLMLLDEPTNNLDVVQLAILDKWVDKFCQQGGAVIMSTHNLNHSYQKADRVWLIKNGYLVDSGVPALLLDEKLLSTTFNTNIKCINDVDHIDWRVLQ
- the arnB gene encoding UDP-4-amino-4-deoxy-L-arabinose aminotransferase encodes the protein MSHFLPFSRPAIGDEEIKAVEDVLRSGWITTGPQNHQLEQDFCEKFGSKHAIAICSATAGMHVVLMAMGIGAGDEVITPSQTWVSTINIITLLGAEPVMIDVDRDTLMVSAEDVKKAITPRTKAIIPVHYAGAPCDLDALRKVAQDAGIPLIEDAAHAIGTRYKNEWIGEKGTSIFSFHAIKNVTCAEGGLVVTDNDELANRVRCLKFHGLGVDAFDRQIQGRKPQAEVVEPGYKYNLSDIHAAIAVVQLGRLDEMNAKRAELVALYREKLKDSPLEMLSVPEYSHLHANHLFMVRVDKNACGIDRDTFMEKLKKKEIGTGLHFRAAHTQKYYRERYPSLSLPQSEWNSATLCSLPLFPDMNNEDVIRVVDAINEILSEHI
- the arnC gene encoding undecaprenyl-phosphate 4-deoxy-4-formamido-L-arabinose transferase, producing the protein MSTFDEIKKVSVVIPVYNEEESLPQLLERTIKSCKQLKQEYELILVDDGSSDNSAKMLEEAAAIEENHVIAIILNRNYGQHSAIMAGFNQADGDLVITLDADLQNPPEEIPRLVATAEEGYDVVGTRRRNRQDSWFRKTASKMINSMITKATGRSMGDYGCMLRAYRRHIVEAMLQCHERSTFIPILANTFARRTIEIDVAHAEREYGDSKYSFLKLINLMYDLLTCLTTAPLRLLSIVGSVIAVSGFVLALLLIILRIIFGAMWAAEGVFTLFAILFMFIGAQFVAMGLLGEYIGRIYNDVRARPRYFIQKVVGVNKPNKDQEKD